In Eucalyptus grandis isolate ANBG69807.140 chromosome 4, ASM1654582v1, whole genome shotgun sequence, the following proteins share a genomic window:
- the LOC104442014 gene encoding LOW QUALITY PROTEIN: uncharacterized protein LOC104442014 (The sequence of the model RefSeq protein was modified relative to this genomic sequence to represent the inferred CDS: inserted 1 base in 1 codon) — MELSLPSLSQGTPAASLASSSGRAAAKQLYDHGGGGGGEEGMRRAGFGGAARPLPRVRCVKSSAERNGGGIDASREREGAGGGRFAGPAMEVTTFDRGFGDSEFPIWEKIGAVVRLSYGIGIYGAMALAGRFICSFTGIDCTGGFHPSLDAIVGGLGYAIPXIMALLFILDDEVVKLSPHARAIRDVEDEELWSFFYGMSPWQFILIVAASSIGEELFYRAAIQGVLADVFLRGTDLVTDAKGIASLTGVLPPFVPFAQAFAAVITAALTGSLYYVAASPKDPTYVVAPVLQSRSGRENLKKLFAAWYERRQMKKIYSPLLEGLLALYLGFEWIQTNNILAPIITHGIYSVVILGHGLWKIHDHRRRLRQRIQQLRQGNDSK; from the exons ATGGAGCTGTCTCTGCCTTCGCTGTCCCAGGGAACTCCGGCGGCCTCGCTGGCGTCATCCTCCGGCAGAGCCGCGGCGAAGCAGCTCTACGACCACGGCGGCGGGGGAGGTGGGGAGGAGGGGATGAGGCGCGCGGGCTTCGGCGGAGCTGCCAGGCCCCTACCTCGGGTGCGGTGCGTCAAGTCGTCCGCCGAGAGGAACGGCGGCGGAATCGATGCGAGCCGGGAGAGGGAGGGCGCGGGAGGGGGACGCTTCGCGGGCCCCGCCATGGAGGTGACCACATTCGACCGCGGCTTCGGCGATTCGGAGTTCCCGATTTGGGAGAAGATCGGCGCCGTCGTGCGGCTCAGCTACGGAATCG GTATATACGGGGCAATGGCGTTGGCCGGGCGATTCATCTGCTCGTTCACCGGGATAGATTGCACGGGAGGGTTCCATCCTTCGCTAGACGCGATCGTCGGAGGGCTCGGATACGCCATAC CAATCATGGCTCTTCTGTTTATTCTAGAT GACGAAGTAGTGAAGTTGTCACCTCATGCTCGGGCTATAAGAGACGTGGAAGATGAAGAGCTATGGAGCTTCTTTTATGGGATGTCGCCGTGGCAG TTCATACTAATTGTTGCTGCTAGCTCAATTGGGGAGGAGCTTTTCTACAGAGCTGCGATTCAG GGAGTACTCGCCGATGTGTTTTTGAGGGGCACAGATTTGGTCACTGACGCTAAAGGGATCGCTTCTCTG ACTGGAGTGCTACCACCTTTTGTCCCTTTTGCTCAGGCATTTGCAGCGGTTATTACGGCTGCGCTAACGGGTTCTCTATATTATGTGGCTGCCTCCCCAAAAG ATCCCACATATGTAGTTGCTCCAGTTTTACAATCTCGCTCGGGTCGTGAAAATCTGAAAAAGCTCTTCGCAG CCTGGTATGAAAGGAggcaaatgaagaaaatctacTCTCCTCTTCTCGAAGGACTTCTGGCTCTCTACCTTGGGTTTGAGTGGATTCAG ACAAACAACATCCTTGCACCTATAATAACACATGGGATTTATTCTGTGGTAATACTTGGACATGGCCTTTGGAAGATCCATGACCACCGGAGAAGACTACGCCAACGAATCCAGCAGCTTAGACAGGGAAACGATTCAAAATGA
- the LOC120292710 gene encoding myb-related protein 308-like, with product MGRSPCCEKAHTNKGAWTKEEDERLIAYIRAHGEGCWRSLPKAAGLLRCGKSCRLRWINYLRPDLKRGNFTEEEDELIIKLHSLLGNKWSLIAGRLPGRTDNEIKNYWNTHIRRKLLNRGIDPATHRPLNEPAQDATTISFAAAPSKQEPRDDAIAAALGYKNENNPTTTAATVQEKCPDLNLELRISPPCQQQHQPDASMGMVEGNHCFACSLGLQNSKECSCRRGASGGSSAHGGYDFLGLKTSVLDFRTLEMK from the exons ATGGGAAGGTCACCTTGCTGTGAGAAGGCTCACACGAACAAAGGTGCAtggaccaaagaagaagatgagaggcTCATCGCGTACATCAGGGCCCACGGCGAGGGCTGCTGGCGGTCGCTCCCGAAGGCGGCGGGCCTCCTCCGTTGCGGCAAGAGCTGCCGCCTCCGGTGGATCAATTACCTGAGGCCTGACCTGAAGCGCGGCAActtcaccgaggaagaggatgagCTCATCATCAAGCTCCATAGCCTTCTTGGTAACAA GTGGTCTTTAATTGCCGGGAGATTGCCTGGGAGGACGGACAACGAGATAAAGAACTATTGGAACACGCACATAAGAAGGAAGCTCTTGAACCGAGGGATCGATCCGGCGACGCACCGGCCATTGAATGAGCCCGCCCAAGACGCAACCACTATTTCGTTCGCAGCGGCTCCGTCAAAACAAGAACCGCGAGACGACGCCATCGCCGCCGCGCTCGGCTACAAGAACGAGAACAACCCGACAACAACGGCAGCAACGGTTCAAGAAAAGTGTCCCGACTTAAATCTTGAGCTCAGAATAAGCCCTCCTTGCCAGCAGCAGCATCAGCCTGATGCGTCGATGGGAATGGTTGAGGGAAATCACTGCTTTGCCTGCAGCCTGGGGTTGCAGAACAGCAAGGAGTGCAGTTGCAGGAGAGGAGCGAGCGGGGGAAGCAGCGCCCATGGCGGCTACGACTTTTTGGGGTTGAAGACGAGCGTTTTGGATTTCAGAACTCTGGAGATGAAATGA